One Capsicum annuum cultivar UCD-10X-F1 chromosome 2, UCD10Xv1.1, whole genome shotgun sequence genomic window carries:
- the LOC107859760 gene encoding monosaccharide-sensing protein 2 yields MSGAVLVALTAAIGNLLQGWDNATIAGAVLYIKKEFNLQTQPTIEGLIVAMSLIGATVITTFSGPVSDMFGRRPMLVISSVLYFLSGLVMLWAPNVYVLLLARLLDGFGIGLAVTLVPVYISETAPPEIRGRLNTFPQFTGCVGMFLSYCMVFSMSLMQSPSWRLMLGVLSIPSLAYFFLALFYLPESPRWLVSKGRMKEAKQVLQRLRGRDDVSGEMALLMEGLGAGGEVSIEEYIISPDDEYADNQEHAVEKDRIKLYGAEEGLSWVAKPVTGQSTLGLVSRHGSAINQSNLMDPLVTLFGSVHEKLPEMGSMRSMLFSNFGSMFNIADNQVKHEDSDEESQRDGDKPSDASGAESDDNLSSPLLSRQGTGAEGHPTSLHIRQGSNYTTANAGENASMGIGGGWQLAYKKDEKKEGALKRIYLHQEPGVGSRRGSIVSLPGCDAHAEGEVIHAAALVSQSVLRTDSILAQQTIEEAVEKQSGPVTKGPGWRALFEPGVKHALIVGVGIQILQQFSGINGVLYYTPQILEQAGVGVLLSNMGIGSESASFLISGITTLLMLPSIGIAMRLMDIAGRRLLLLATLPILLVSLIVLVLGNVINMGAVIHAVISTISVVVYFCCFVSGFGPIPNILCSEIFPTSVRGICIAICALTFWIGDIIVTYSLPVMLNSIGLAGVFGIYAVVCAIAWVFVFLKVPETKGMPLEVITEFFAVGAKQSAKE; encoded by the exons ATGAGTGGAGCTGTGCTAGTTGCACTTACTGCTGCCATTGGCAACTTGCTGCAAGGATGGGACAATGCAACAATAGCAG GAGCTGTTCTTTATATCAAGAAGGAATTCAATTTGCAAACTCAGCCAACTATAGAAGGGCTAATTGTTGCTATGTCGCTAATTGGGGCGACTGTGATCACAACGTTCTCTGGACCTGTATCTGATATGTTTGGTCGGCGTCCAATGCTTGTTATTTCATCCGTACTTTATTTTCTCAGTGGACTAGTAATGTTGTGGGCTCCAAATGTGTATGTGCTGCTTCTAGCAAGGCTGTTGGATGGATTTGGTATCGGTCTTGCTGTAACACTTGTTCCCGTTTATATATCTGAGACTGCCCCGCCAGAAATAAGAGGGCGTCTGAATACCTTTCCTCAGTTCACTGGATGCGTTGGAATGTTTCTCTCATACTGTATGGTCTTTTCAATGTCGTTGATGCAGTCACCAAGTTGGAGGCTAATGCTTGGGGTTCTCTCCATTCCTTCTCTTGCTTATTTCTTTTTGGCTTTGTTTTATTTGCCTGAATCTCCGAGGTGGCTTGTTAGTAAAGGACGGATGAAAGAGGCTAAACAAGTTTTACAGAGATTGCGTGGCAGGGATGACGTCTCAG GTGAAATGGCCTTGCTGATGGAAGGTTTAGGCGCTGGAGGTGAAGTGTCTATAGAGGAGTACATAATCAGTCCAGATGATGAATATGCTGATAACCAGGAGCATGCAGTAGAGAAGGATCGGATCAAGCTATATGGAGCTGAAGAGGGTCTTTCATGGGTAGCTAAACCTGTGACTGGACAAAGTACTCTTGGTCTGGTCTCCCGTCATGGGAGTGCGATAAACCAAAGTAATCTTATGGATCCGCTGGTCACTCTCTTCGGCAGTGTTCATGAGAAGCTACCAGAGATGGGAAGCATGCGCAGCATGcttttttcaaattttggcaGCATGTTCAATATAGCAGACAATCAAGTTAAACATGAAGACTCGGATGAAGAAAGTCAAAGGGATGGTGACAAGCCTTCGGATGCTTCTGGGGCAGAATCTGATGACAATCTAAGTAGCCCATTGCTCTCACGGCAAGGGACAGGTGCAGAAGGGCATCCAACCTCATTACACATCAGACAGGGTAGCAATTACACTACCGCAAATGCTGGAGAAAATGCCAGTATGGGTATAGGTGGTGGTTGGCAGCTAGCTTacaaaaaagatgagaaaaaggaAGGAGCACTCAAAAGGATTTATTTGCATCAGGAGCCTGGTGTTGGATCACGCCGTGGATCCATTGTTTCCCTTCCAGGTTGTGATGCTCATGCAGAAGGTGAGGTCATACATGCTGCTGCTTTAGTGAGTCAGTCCGTTCTTCGAACAGATAGCATCTTGGCTCAACAGACTATTGAGGAAGCAGTAGAGAAACAATCTGGACCTGTTACAAAGGGGCCAGGCTGGAGAGCTCTTTTTGAGCCTGGAGTCAAGCACGCTCTCATCGTTGGAGTTGGAATTCAAATACTGCAGCAG TTTTCTGGTATAAATGGGGTTCTCTATTATACTCCTCAAATTCTTGAACAAGCAGGAGTAGGTGTTCTGCTATCAAATATGGGTATTGGCTCAGAGTCGGCATCGTTCCTCATAAGTGGCATCACAACTTTGTTAATGCTTCCAAGTATAGGCATTGCAATGAGACTGATGGACATTGCTGGCAGAAG GTTGCTTCTTCTGGCTACTTTGCCTATCCTTTTGGTGTCACTGATCGTACTCGTCCTAGGCAATGTAATTAATATGGGTGCTGTGATACATGCTGTGATCTCCACGATTAGTGTTGTCGTCTACTTCTGTTGCTTTGTTTCGGGATTTGGTCCAATCCCCAACATCCTCTGCTCAGAGATATTCCCCACCAGCGTTCGTGGCATATGTATCGCTATATGTGCTCTCACATTTTGGATTGGAGACATTATTGTCACCTACTCACTCCCCGTTATGCTCAATTCCATTGGACTTGCTGGCGTCTTTGGCATCTACGCTGTAGTATGTGCCATTGCTTGGGTCTTCGTTTTCCTTAAGGTCCCTGAAACGAAAGGCATGCCCCTTGAAGTCATCACAGAATTCTTTGCTGTTGGCGCTAAGCAATCTGCAAAAGAATAA